A window of Anabas testudineus chromosome 7, fAnaTes1.2, whole genome shotgun sequence genomic DNA:
ACAGGGCTTCGCTGTACGGCGTTTGAGTGACGAAGAGTGACTGCACAGACACACGTCCACACTGtctgtctgagctgctgctcaCTTGTTTGACTGGTTGCTCTGCACCTCCAAATGCATGTCACCTGTCATCTCTCTGAAACCTCCTGTAACCATAGGAACGAGCTTCCCGCAGCAGACTGTTTTTCGTAGGTGCCAGCTGACACgtttctgcattcattttaatttcattcagaAAAGTTTCACTAAGGCTGATTACACCTCGCTGCTTTCACGGTGACATATAATTCCTGAGAAGTAGATGCATCATGAGACCTACTTACTCATGCTTGTTTTCAAAATATGGGTCTCCTGTATGAATCAATAGAGGTGCACTGAACCATACATTGTTGTGCAGCACCCCCAGTGTTGCTTTCCCACCAGCAAACTGTTGACCTAGAAGGCAGGGGGACAATGGTGGTTTATTGCTGCATCTAGCCCCGTAAGCCAAAGACCTGGATCGTTATTGGGTCAAGTACAACCAGAAGCTATGAAGCTATCAGTTAACAGGTTATCACAAAGTCGGTGTCAGACAGGCTCATCTTAGCTTTTTGATTTGTCcagtttaatataataaatagccATGCATCGTGACCACAAAGGCTTTTAGTATCAGAATATTTATGAGAGGAGTGTAGCGGTTTTAATATTCAGACTGAAACCACAACCTACACGTCCATGTCCCCTCGCCATCCAACCTGTCcagagtacagtacagtctAAGTCATTCATGTTGTGAGGCGTTCAGAGACAGTATAGAGTGTAGgtgatctgtgtttgtttcacctGCATTCTGTTTGAATTTCACTTAAGATGATTGTGTCCTTATTTTCAAGTGTTGtaactatttaaatattttagatttatgcATATGCACTGCTATATTGTCTCTTCGTGAGTCTGCTGTGTTCTCTGCCACTGCTTATGATGTGCTCTCTTTAACCCCTTTCTTTTTCACTatttcccttctctcctccatTTCTCTATCATAAaccatcacatttttttttataggagGAAGGTGAACTGCAGGTTTGTGAAGCTCCTCTGAAACTGTATTTGAACGTGCTTGTTTGCCTGCGTGTTTGAATCACCTGAAGCGAATACATTTGCACTGTCTCACTGCTCCACTAGAAAAGTCACAAACCACATAACTCTGCCCAGGCCCCACAGTCCCTCCATACATTAGTCAAGGGAAGCTGGTGTGAAGCCTTGCAGCACTATAATCAATTCAGAGCAACTGAAGGCActtcatgaaaacaaattataaGTTTACTTAGACTTTTCTAAGCGAGCCTAGTGctgcaaagctgcagcagctcactcCCTTACAAAGTGTAGGATACATGCACCAGCCCTCCCTCTTGTCATACCCACATGAATGCATGTTTGTATATAATTACATAACTTTcaagtaatattttttttttaagtagagACACTTGGGCTTGGGATTTATCAAGCTTCTCCAGGAGCCAAGACCTCAAATACTGCAGGAAGTGCTTAATGTGAATTATTGTcatggacaaaaacacacagtggatgTTAGTGTGataaatgactttatctgcTCTCTGAGATGCTTGATAAACACCAGCCCTTCGAATCACAAAAACTGCTTTATTTGTTTGGGATGTCTGATGAGCTTCTGCAAAGCCGTGTGTCATGGTTTCATCGTTGCAGAGAGGGGGACTGGTGGCTGGCGCGCTCCCTGACCACTGGAGAGAGCGGTTACATCCCCAGCAATTATGTGGCTCCATCCGACTCCATCCAGGCAGAAGAGTAAATCCCTtcatatttttcctcttttatctgtttttcacCAAGCACGTGATAGGATTGAAGCTCAAATGTTAGATACTTAAGGAGGAACTCCTTGTTTTTATTTCGGTGAATTTGAAATGAGTCCTCGAAGGTGACGGTTTGACATTTTGATCACATggtagcttagcttagcataaacactGGGAACAGGGGAAACAGTTAGCTCAGCAGAGTCTCAGCTGGTGGACTGGCAACGACAACAAGATTCCTGGAAGTCACTGTGCCCCATCCACCCACCCCAAGAAATAGTCTCATCCCTGATGCTTTGCATTAGTCGTCAAGCTGATGTTATTAGACAGAACCAGGCTAGTCCTGTCTTTCCAGTTTTTATTCTAAGCTAAGCGACTGCTGTCTGTAGcatcatatttactgtactgtgagATGATCAATCCTCCCAAGTCTTGGCTGGAAAGTAAATAATCATGTTTTGACTGTAGTACATTCACTGCTTTCTGCTTGTGGCGCATATGCACTGCTGATCTTTACGTACTAACCTGCTTGCTTATAAAATCAAGTCCcataaactaaactttttttaaCCACTCCATTTCTCCATTCTTGCTTCTTGCTCCACCAGTAATCTCAGACTGACTGTAGAGTCCAGGTAAGCAGCTGCTATTCTGTGGGCATTCCTATGGCATTGGTGTGGAGTGGAGTGTTAAACTCAGCTCATGCTTCGTCATGGTATCTCCTCCATCCACGTTaatcttctccctctctcaaaGACCTGCTCTcatggtgtgtctgtgttttctcgCTCGACATCACCAGGTGGTACTTTGGCAGAATCACGCGTCGCGACTCCGAGAGGCTGCTGCTCAGTTTAGAGAACCGGAGAGGGACTTTCCTcgtgagagagagcgagaccACCAAAGGTAAGCATGTGGACCCTACAGAGAGGCAAACTCATCACTGAGCaacaaaatatattcatatcCACAATGTGTACAAAGTCTTGTTTACTACATTTCATGAGTTTTTGACATAAATCATATCATTAATCAAGGCCAGTAGGTTAATTCCTGTAGGGCTGCTTGTGTTaagaatttaaaattacataGAATTATAGAAATGTTAATTTTCCTCAAGCTAAGACATGTTTTGCCGTAGACAATCAGTGATTCTGATTGGAAAGTGTTGAACTGACATTGCACTGTGTTGCACATTTCTGTTAAGCAGAACTATTTTTAAAAGGGCCTCAGGAGTGTTCTGACTTTTGGCATCCTCAGACAATAGCCTATGACACGTCTTCCTAAAAATGCACCAAGGAGAAGGCAAATTTCTTTTAGCAGTGAGATGTCATGCCCCACTGCTCACTGTGGATACTGCTGTGCCGTGGCAGCCGTGTGGCAGCGTGGGTGCAGAAGAGAGACGAATCGGGCAGATGGGAAAAGGTTGGACGTGACACCCGTGGGACTCGGTCTAGAGATAGTTCTGAAAGGCAggcagctgctctgctgcagcaaACACAGTCCCTGTGGGATCAGCTGGCTCTGTGGGTTTGGGTGTGATGTGCGCACATGTGTGCAGTACAGGATTCCTGTTCTGGGATATTTACAGGATGAAGGAGGAATCAATAGAAAGTGAGTGGATAGGTGAGCGGGAGTAGTGGGGAGGCACTAGGGTGGGTGAGCCAGACAGAATTAGGTCAATGTGGAACTGAGGCTGACGGCTGTGCAACCTCAGGCCATATCACGCTATTCAAACAAGAAGAGAAGGGGGGAGGCATGCCttgagctgctctgtggttcTGTTTTCACTGGACTGACGCTGCCCTCTGGTGGAGTAGTGACCACACTGTCCTCAAAAGAAACTAAAGtctcattatttttctttttctaccaGCTCATCATTTGCATAattgtaatgttattttaaataaaaagccatTGTGCGTCATTTTATGTCACTTCTTCATGTCATATTTGCTTTTATGCTTCACCAGGTGCCTACTGTCTGTCAGTGCTGGACTACGACAACACCAAAGGGCTGAATGTGAAGCACTACAAGATCAGGAAGCTGGACAGCGGAGGCTTCTACATCACGTCACGCACGCAGTTCAGcaccctgcagcagctggtcaATCACTACCGCAGTGAGTTCTCATGTGAAAACCAATTTTTTTAGCATGCTGTCCCATAGAGGAATACTTTATGACAAATGATGATGTGCACTTTACCACTGACCACGCTCACTGTCTTTCCTCTCCAGAGCATGCTGACGGACTGTGTCATGCTCTAACTGACATTTGTCCTGTACTGAAGCCTCAGACTCAGGGCTTAGCCAAGGATGCCTGGGAAATCCCCAGGGAGTCCCTGCGTCTTGACCTCAAGCTGGGACAAGGCTGCTTTGGAGAGGTCTGGATGGGTaagctgtgttttcatctgtttcttgAAGAAACTTTACATGTCCAATCACAAAGACgataaaaatagaaattgcATTTATCAGGAACATGGAATGGTACAACGCGGGTGGCAATCAAGACCCTGAAGCCTGGCACCATGTCTCCTGAGGCTTTCCTCCAGGAAGCTCAGGTCATGAAGAAACTGAGACACGAGAAGCTGGTTCAGCTCTACGCTGTGGTGTCTGAGGAACCGATCTACATCGTCACAGAGTACATGGGGCAAGGTCAGTATGGACTTTTTACACTGTGACGGTTTTACAGCTTGGCTAAGGATGCAAAGAACTTTCTATATGATAATATTATATCAGGGAATTAACGCTAAAGAAGAAAACCAAACATGACCCCTGTAGCTCCCAGTTGAACTAACCTACAGCGTGTGTCCTTGCTAACAGGGAGCTTGCTGGATTTCCTGAAAGGAGACATGGGCAAGATCCTTCGCCTGCCTCAACTAGTGGACATGGCCTCACAGGTTGGTACCAAAATAATGATGTGCTAATGTAGCACTGAAAATCCATTCAGAACTGTATCTTTAGTTTTTCAACAATCACAAACCCTTCATCTTTCTTCTCAGATTGCTTCAGGGATGGCCTATGTGGAGAGGATGAACTATGTGCACAGAGACCTCAGAGCTGCCAACATCCTGGTGGGAGATAACCTGGTTTGCAAAGTGGCTGATTTTGGTTTGGCTCGCCTCATTGAGGATAACGAATATACTGCCAGGCAAGGTAAGACCTAAAGTCGACAGTGGAGTCGTCCCAGTGTGTGAGTTATGAGCACATCAACCAAagaatgagattttttttaggGATTCCTGCCTCTTATTCTGAGGAACCACTGTAGAATCAATGATTATGAAACTTCAGGCGCTGATGTTTGTcgcagtactgtatgtgctaaAGTGACATCATTTTAATCTGCTCATGACCTCGTCTTGTTTCAGGAGCCAAGTTTCCCATCAAGTGGACTGCTCCCGAAGCGGCTCTGTACGGTCGCTTCACCATCAAATCTGACGTCTGGTCATTCGGGATCCTGCTGACTGAACTGGCCACTAAAGGCAGAGTGCCCTATCCAGGCAAGGATCTTTTTTTCAGGACTTGTCAGTCTGACGTGTTATAGGATGGGTTCACAATCTTCAGGAACCCATATGAACCATGAACAggttcctctctctgtcctccttaCCTGCATACACTGCCCAGGAATTAGAGGGTGGATGCCCAAACCTAACTGAAAGACCTGTTTCAGTGTTGAGATGTGTATATGACTATTGTTTTAACACTGGAACAATTGCGAACCTGTCTTGTaacctgtttatttttagaCTGAGATCCGCAACACTCCTTCCTGCCTCTTTCCAAAATCATTGGCACTCAGCTCTGAGAGACTGTTTTTAAAGCAATGCACTAAACTTTGGTATTACTGAGTCCATTTTACAAGGCTTTGTCATTCCAACCAGCACCAGATTGTGTGCACAATGCTTTTATCACCTGGAGTCAGGTGCTGACGTTGTGTTCTACCAGTCCAAGAGTACGACTGTGACGAGGAGCCTATGAGTCATAAACAATTACAGTTCAAACTGATTATCGTCAATTCCCGGCATCatatctttctttttccctcccaGGTATGGTGAACCGGGAGGTGTTAGACCAGGTGGAGCGTGGCTACAGGATGCCATGCCCTGCAGACTGCCCTGAATCCCTGCATGAGCTGATGTTGACCTGCTGGAGAAAAGAGCCCGAGGAGCGGCCCACCTTCGAGTACCTGCAGGGCTTCCTGGAGGATTACTTCACCTCCACAGAGCCTCAGTACCAGCCAGGAGATAACCTGTGAACTGGGCCAAATGAGGATACGCGCACGCTTTATGCATGTGCTAAACTGAGCATGTGGATCTGCGTTATACAGAGcatggacgtgtgtgtgtgtgtgtgtgtgtatgggtgagGGGATGTACGTACAGTATAATGTGGCAGCAAGACAACAGCAATCTGGGAACAATCAGTAATTATATGACATCAGAGAGCATCACTGGGAGATGAAACTGACCAGCAACACTCAGTCCCTGGCTCTTTCCAAAGCCATTGTCAGTCACCCCTGAGGGACTAAATTGTGGTGTGACCGAGTTCATTCTTGTTTGTCAACCCAGCCAGCACCCTATACAACCAAGCAGGTTTTTCTGCCTTCCTTGTGTTTGGacagtatttttataatatacatTCCCCAGGCACTCTTCCTGTAACAGGTCACCTGTCTGGTCTTGTGGATTGGCATCTTCAGTCgatttttactttgtctttcaAATACTATGTCAAACACGCTCAGACTCTGTCTTCCAGTTGCCACTTGAGCAGCAACTATTTGAAATGTACAATTACTCATCAGGATGTTGTGGATCTTAAAATGGTTAATTTAGTTGTTAAACCTGGATCgactggatttctttttttcttttcagtttgtaCTTTATAACCATAACCACGCTTCCCTTGTGCAACACTGAAGTGAGTTTCGCCCAACTGCTGTGAGATTTTGCTTGAGACTAACACCCTTGATTTCCCCACAAATTGGTTTATCGCTGTGaccaacatacagtactgtacagctcaacacaaagaaaaagtaggGGTAGAGTTTGAATCTCTATTTTCTAATTGTGACTTTTCTTATAAACAAATGGCTACTGATCACCGACGGTCATCTCAGGATGGAGAAGAGTCGAGCTCTGCTGCAAGGATTTTTGTGCCAATGAAAATCTCTTTGGGATTCTATTCTTATTGTGTGAAAGTGTATTTTACTACTCTGAACTTTTCTTAAAATGAAGTTTGAGTTTTGTCCGCTGAGAATATGTTGCTTGTCTCATAACAATGTATCTCTCCTGCACCCTGGGTACAGTACCAACTGTCTCGCCAACAGTTTCAAGGTGTCAATTTTTTCCCCTAagcattcaaattaaaaatcaggTGAACCCTCTTTCAGTTCTGACCTTTATTAATATAAAGATCTATATTTTTAATCAGCTTCTGCACTTGTTTTCCTGGTGTATCTTCGAGCACACTGGAGATGTTCAGGTTGTTGTGGTTATGCTTCCTGCAGCCTGTAGGGGGCAGACCAATAATATTTCTCATGAACTGCATATACAGCAAATAAATTGGCATCTTGAAACGTAATTGTAAATATTCTTAATGCTAATATGTTTTGTGTATATCATCTTTATAATTTATTCCTTTTAAATTAACCCAACTCTTTATTTTGCTGTCATTGTCCAAACTTTAATGTGTCTGGTACTTTTACGATACATTGGACAGTAATGTTATCaaatgaatatatattatagGCTTATAAACACTTTTACGTTACATTTTTTGTGCACGTATCTCTGTTTAACGTATCTTGgttgtacattttttaatatgaCAAAATCAGAGAACTAGCTCTATATTCCCTGACAATTTTTGTACATCAACAATTGTTCTGCTTCACTGATCATCTACCAGCAGTACTCCTTCCCTTAATAcaatcaaaaccacaaatgtttaCATGGTGATAATCTTCAAATCATGTTTGTACTGCTATGGAGACTGATACACGAACAGTAATCCTCGCCtaagttttctgtttttctgaccaCACCTGACCAACGTGAGGTGCGCGTGCTGCCTTTCCCTCTACGTCCGTCATCGTTCAGCTGTATGATCTGCCTCTCCACCTTGGATTTTGTTAAGCACTACTGATTATGATTAAATTACTCCATTCAGGAGATGACATGACTGCCACAAATGGAAGGAGCTTGATATTTGTGTAGCGTCTACTGTGTCCTGTGGACATGGGTTATGCCACAATGAATGCATTGATCAGCATGGGTGCTGTCAAGGGTCTGGCATCCCCGTCTTCTTTCCCAGGCCTGCGTCAGTGAATGTTTCTGAACAAAACATGGAAACGGTGCACGTAAAGGGTCATATTAACTGTATGCGGCCTTGCTTACAAGCCAAGGACATTTCCTGTGGGGTTCTGTGGGTCTCCTATTTGGCTATGCAGATATTTTTCTGTGATATTCCTAAAATACACTGGCCACTACATTAgttacacctgtacaatctaatccAATTCCATACAGCCGCTCTGCAATGAAttcatagtgggtggtggagttgtaCTAGAGTGCATCATACTGTACAGGTGTgtctaataaagtggccagtttaatatatatctatacatatatctatatatatatatatacacacacacacaaatacacacacttttctacTGCATTCAGTGGgttttttaattactttgttAAATCCTACTGAATATtgttcaaattcaaataaaatttgTATCTTGCCAACtgcatttttattctgtcttgATTACTGAGTGGATGAATGGTGGTT
This region includes:
- the src gene encoding proto-oncogene tyrosine-protein kinase Src; amino-acid sequence: MGASKSKPRDEGKRTRSLEGNLSSGGGAGSHHLNSTQQSLTPNRSPTMDSGLIGNQSVGNKAELTLFGGVDSNNVTSSNIATLAGGVTTFVALYDYESRTASDLSFRKGERLQIVNNTEGDWWLARSLTTGESGYIPSNYVAPSDSIQAEEWYFGRITRRDSERLLLSLENRRGTFLVRESETTKGAYCLSVLDYDNTKGLNVKHYKIRKLDSGGFYITSRTQFSTLQQLVNHYRKHADGLCHALTDICPVLKPQTQGLAKDAWEIPRESLRLDLKLGQGCFGEVWMGTWNGTTRVAIKTLKPGTMSPEAFLQEAQVMKKLRHEKLVQLYAVVSEEPIYIVTEYMGQGSLLDFLKGDMGKILRLPQLVDMASQIASGMAYVERMNYVHRDLRAANILVGDNLVCKVADFGLARLIEDNEYTARQGAKFPIKWTAPEAALYGRFTIKSDVWSFGILLTELATKGRVPYPGMVNREVLDQVERGYRMPCPADCPESLHELMLTCWRKEPEERPTFEYLQGFLEDYFTSTEPQYQPGDNL